One genomic segment of Primulina tabacum isolate GXHZ01 chromosome 9, ASM2559414v2, whole genome shotgun sequence includes these proteins:
- the LOC142555346 gene encoding putative leucine-rich repeat receptor-like protein kinase At1g68400, which yields MAAGKPNPLMATAFFLLFYCAAAVGNSDIQSLLRFKSIADPNGAVLTSWNSSTDPCTRSWVGVSCLRNRVTHLVLENFDFNGTFPHSLTLLTQLRVLSLKENGFSGSIPDLSSLTSLKLLFVSHNKFSGEFPVSVALLTKLYRLDLSYNDFSGGIPLGLNRLTHLLTLKLEENLFTGPISGLNLPNLQDFNVSGNRLTGEIPVSLAGFPASSFSNNPALCGPPLKKCKVVSSDPSRPGGAMASPLSPRTTVASSPTAMPMETRPPVKSRNSHRNKISSLAIIAIILGDVLVLGLVSLLLYCYFWRNHSHKLLAGKNSGSDAEKIVYSSSPYPNSTQQGNERGKMVFFDGERRFELEDLLRASAEMLGKGGFGTAYKAILDDGNVMAVKRLKDLNVNGKKEFEQQMEILGRLRHSNLVSLKAYYFARDEKLLVYDYMPNGNLFWLLHGNRGPGRTPLDWTTRLKIAAGAARGLAFIHNPCKSLKLTHGNIKSTNILIDKAGNARVSDFGLSVFASPSLVPKSNGYRAPEAVLDGRKLTQKSDVYSFGVLLLELLTGKSPSAVENNGPASGYNGVIDLPRWVQSVVREEWTAEVFDLELMRYKDIEEEMVGLLQIALSCTQATPDQRPKMNYVLKMIEELRGLEVSPHENLDSVSESPSVSEDTCRASE from the exons ATGGCAGCAGGAAAACCAAACCCTTTAATGGCCACGGCCTTCTTCCTCCTGTTTTACTGTGCCGCCGCAGTGGGAAATTCCGACATCCAATCCCTTCTTCGCTTTAAATCCATTGCTGACCCCAACGGCGCTGTTCTGACCTCCTGGAACTCTTCGACCGACCCATGCACGAGGTCATGGGTTGGGGTTTCGTGCCTTCGTAACCGGGTTACCCATTTGGTCCTTGAGAACTTCGACTTCAACGGCACCTTCCCGCATTCCCTCACTCTTTTGACTCAGCTCCGGGTTCTGAGCTTGAAGGAAAACGGGTTCTCGGGTTCCATTCCGGATCTTTCGAGCCTAACAAGTCTTAAACTGCTCTTCGTTTCTCACAACAAGTTCTCTGGCGAGTTCCCGGTTTCAGTTGCCTTGCTCACGAAACTATATCGCCTCGATCTGTCTTACAACGATTTTTCGGGTGGTATTCCTTTGGGCTTAAACCGGTTGACGCATTTGCTGACGTTGAAGCTGGAAGAAAACTTGTTCACGGGTCCTATTTCTGGTTTGAACCTGCCGAATCTGCAGGATTTTAACGTTTCCGGTAATAGGCTAACGGGTGAGATTCCCGTTTCTCTGGCCGGTTTTCCGGCATCATCGTTTTCGAATAACCCCGCTCTTTGTGGGCCTCCGTTGAAGAAATGTAAAGTGGTCTCCAGCGACCCAAGCCGCCCCGGCGGGGCAATGGCGTCGCCGCTGAGCCCGAGGACGACGGTGGCGTCATCTCCAACAGCAATGCCGATGGAAACTAGGCCACCTGTTAAATCTAGAAATAGTCATCGGAACAAAATCAGCTCGTTGGCCATAATAGCCATAATACTCGGCGATGTTTTGGTTCTGGGATTGGTTTCATTGCTTTTGTACTGCTATTTCTGGCGAAATCATTCACACAAACTGCTAGCGGGAAAGAATAGTGGGTCGGACGCGGAGAAAATAGTGTACTCCTCGAGTCCATACCCAAATTCTACACAGCAGGGGAACGAGAGGGGCAAAATGGTGTTCTTTGACGGAGAAAGGAGGTTTGAACTGGAGGATTTACTGCGGGCTTCAGCCGAAATGCTAGGGAAAGGCGGATTCGGGACAGCTTATAAGGCTATACTGGATGATGGAAATGTAATGGCAGTGAAGAGATTGAAAGATTTGAATGTGAATGGGAAGAAGGAATTTGAACAGCAAATGGAGATTCTGGGGAGGCTTAGGCATTCAAATTTGGTGAGCTTGAAGGCTTACTATTTTGCTCGGGATGAGAAGTTGCTTGTTTATGATTACATGCCCAATGGAAACTTGTTTTGGTTACTCCATG GCAACAGAGGGCCCGGAAGAACACCATTAGACTGGACCACAAGATTAAAGATAGCAGCTGGAGCAGCTCGAGGGCTGGCCTTCATTCATAACCCATGCAAATCCCTTAAACTTACACACGGTAACATCAAATCTACAAACATTCTTATCGACAAAGCTGGTAACGCCAGAGTATCCGATTTTGGCCTCTCTGTCTTTGCCTCACCTTCTCTGGTCCCAAAATCCAATGGGTACCGTGCCCCGGAAGCAGTTCTTGATGGTCGTAAACTAACCCAAAAATCTGATGTTTATTCATTTGGAGTACTGTTGTTAGAGCTGCTGACTGGAAAATCCCCCTCAGCTGTTGAAAATAATGGTCCTGCCTCGGGTTACAATGGAGTTATTGATTTACCGAGGTGGGTTCAGTCTGTTGTGAGAGAAGAATGGACGGCTGAGGTGTTCGATTTGGAGCTTATGAGGTATAAAGACATAGAAGAAGAAATGGTGGGGCTGTTGCAGATAGCGTTGTCTTGTACTCAAGCTACGCCGGATCAAAGGCCGAAGATGAACTACGTGTTGAAAATGATAGAAGAGTTAAGGGGATTGGAGGTGTCTCCTCATGAAAATCTTGATTCGGTTTCAGAATCGCCCTCGGTTTCTGAAGACACATGCAGAGCGAGCGAATGA
- the LOC142555347 gene encoding nicotinamide adenine dinucleotide transporter 1, chloroplastic-like: MAAAGGCRSCKEILYDASAGASAGAIAATFVCPLDVIKTRLQVHVLPEIHTSGHRGSVIMTLLQNIVRNEGFRGLYRGLTPTLAALLPNWAVYFTVYGHLKELLHSYEGSSDQLSITSNVIAASGAGAATSIATNPLWVVKTRLQTQGMRQDVVPYKSIVSALRRIVHEEGFRGWYSGLLPSLAGISHVAIQFPSYERIKFHLAKRGNKSSDKLSPGEVAIASSFSKVVASLLTYPHEVVRSRLQEQGQVRNSELQYSGVIDCIKKISRKEGVPGFYRGCATNLLRTTPSAVITFTSYEMIHRFLSHLSAPDGKHSKPNSNPDTRTKSQKGSETPGENRTLHQSLNPSSSHRTPRIPLHKQVKPDNLTAKH, translated from the exons ATGGCCGCCGCGGGCGGCTGCCGGAGCTGCAAAGAGATCCTATATGACGCCTCCGCCGGCGCCTCAGCTG GTGCTATCGCGGCAACTTTTGTGTGCCCGTTGGACGTGATTAAAACGAGGCTCCAAGTCCATGTCCTGCCTGAAATTCATACTTCTGGCCATAGAG GAAGTGTAATTATGACACTCCTGCAAAACATTGTCCGGAACGAAGGTTTCAGGGGACTTTACCGTGGCCTTACACCAACCCTAGCAGCATTACTTCCAAATTGGGCT gTTTACTTCACAGTTTATGGACATCTCAAAGAGCTGCTCCATTCATATG AGGGTAGCAGTGACCAGCTTTCAATTACATCAAACGTGATAGCCGCCTCGGGAGCGGGTGCTGCAACATCTATTGCGACAAATCCTTTATGGGTTGTTAAGACGAGACTTCAG ACACAAGGAATGAGGCAAGATGTGGTTCCCTATAAGAGTATAGTTTCTGCTTTGAGACGAATTGTACACGAAGAAGGATTTCGTGGATGGTATAG TGGCCTTCTACCGTCTCTTGCTGGGATCAGTCATGTTGCTATCCAGTTCCCATCATACGAAAGAATAAAATTCCACTTGGCAAAACGAG GAAATAAGAGCAGTGACAAGCTCAGCCCTGGGGAGGTGGCCATTGCTTCGTCATTCTCAAAAGTAGTTGCTTCTTTATTGACTTACCCTCATGAG GTAGTACGTTCAAGGTTACAAGAACAAGGTCAGGTTCGGAATTCTGAATTGCAGTACTCAGGCGTCATCGACTGCATTAAAAAGATATCAAGAAAAGAAGGTGTTCCTGGTTTTTATCGAGGTTGTGCTACTAATCTCCTGAGAACAACTCCATCTGCTGTGATAACATTTACCAGTTACGAAATGATACATAGATTCTTGTCACACTTATCAGCTCCTGATGGAAAGCATTCAAAACCGAATTCTAATCCCGATACTCGAACCAAATCCCAAAAAGGATCCGAAACTCCAGGAGAGAACAGGACATTACACCAATCCCTAAACCCATCTTCTAGTCATAGAACTCCGCGTATCCCTCTTCATAAACAGGTTAAACCGGATAATCTAACTGCAAAGCATTGA